One window of Catharus ustulatus isolate bCatUst1 chromosome 3, bCatUst1.pri.v2, whole genome shotgun sequence genomic DNA carries:
- the LOC116994273 gene encoding ankyrin repeat domain-containing protein 9-like, which translates to MASNQASLQDDQSRHCKFLSYMFYQAVRDHKPVWMLEDMRTMEYFYWEENASLRTYSPSEALLYAVVHNHLPYAQYLLSHFPEEALKVPGEHFCYCPSSAPHLAMAVTYDRRDILGLIIKIAHKLPSLNSYINRAGCFHLEDGKTPLHLACELLRSETVLILLGNGASPRIEDSKGLTPLDVILEQMWDSKVNVASKKLCLDYLLLFMPNPQFKMRKVLQEHPDHWTALLGEDKFNSLVGNTPASLYLQAMQTILQTLPPSHFPKSIQELPIPQALKPLPSYGKKLPAKNVHH; encoded by the exons ATGGCCAGTAACCAGGCCAGCCTGCAGGATGATCAGAGCAGGCACTGCAAGTTCTTATCCTATATGTTCTACCAGGCTGTGAGAGATCACAAGCCTGTGTGGATGCTGGAAGATATGAGAACAATGGAGTATTTTTACTGGGAGGAAAATGCCAGCCTACGAACCTACTCACCTTCAGAAGCCCTTCTCTATGCAGTGGTGCATAATCACCTGCCTTATGCTCAGTATCTGCTGTCTCATTTTCCAGAGGAGGCTCTCAAGGTGCCTGGGGAACACTTCTGCTATTGcccatcctctgctcctcacttGGCCATGGCGGTCACATATGACAGGAGAGATATCTTGGGACTGATCATCAAAATTGCACACAAGCTCCCCAGCTTGAACTCCTATATCAACAGGGCTGGCTGCTTTCATCTGGAAGATGGGAAAACACCGCTGCACCTTGCCTGTGAACTGCTGAGGTCAGAGACGGTCCTCATCCTCCTAGGGAATGGAGCATCTCCCAGAATAGAGGACAGTAAAGGGCTTACTCCGCTGGACGTCATCCTGGAGCAGATGTGGGACTCCAAAGTCAACGTTGCATCAAAGAAGCTCTGCCTCGACTACCTCTTGCTCTTCATGCCCAATCCTCAGTTTAAGATGCGGAAAGTTCTGCAGGAGCATCCAGACCACTGGACAGCTTTGCTGGGAGAAGACAAATTCAACAGCCTGGTGGGGAACACACCTGCTTCTTTATATCTGCAAGCTATGCAAACTATTCTCCAGACTCTTCCCCCTTCCCACTTCCCTAAAAGCATCCAGGAACTACCTATACCTCAGGCACTAAAGCCCTTACCATCCTATGGCAAAAAGCTACCAGCAAAAAATGTG CATCATTAG